DNA sequence from the Pelecanus crispus isolate bPelCri1 chromosome 4, bPelCri1.pri, whole genome shotgun sequence genome:
TCCAGATTTTGTAATATAGGTTATGTTAGATCAAGGAGAATGTACATTTTAGACCCAGTAATGTAATTCTAAGAAAGCTCGTGGAATGGTTAATGGTACAGAAGATGTAGTCCTCAAGGTTGTAGCTTTAATTCAACAGGTGACAGCTATTAACTGTCTCATTGTACAGTCACTAGAAATCATGTTTCAATCCAGGTTTTGTAGTCACAAGTCCCTGTAAAAAAATGTCTCTGAGTCTAGTTCATATCCTTGAAGAGAGAATCTGATGAGAGGATGACCATACTGACCTCAAATATTGTACTTTCTGATCAAAGTGTATTATACAGCTGTGGGAATCCTTCATAATACATTGAATCACAGCAGTAATTCTGTAGGTAAGCAGCAAATTTTAGTCACCTATGAATTCAGATATGTTTTGTAAGAAACAGACTCGTTATATATTAAATACAGCATATTTACTGATGAGAAATTGGAACTTTAAAAAACCAATCTCTGTGATAGCTCCTGCATAGCCACCTAACGATACAAtctgatttttgcttttatttgtttgtttttctacagGATTAGAACAAAGATGGACAGATAAGAAAAGTATTAAGCATCTCCAAGGAACCAGAAACCAATATGGCAGAAAATATGAGATCTCTCAGAAACTTTTTTCTATACGAGTGTTTGTTTGCATTAACTTTTTGGAACCATATCAGCCTGTCTGTGGAAAATGAACTCTTTACACCTGTTTCTAGTGATTTTCGAGAAGATGGTTCtgacaaaaaaatcaagagcCTGCCACTCCTGTACACAAATAGTCATCAGTCCAAAGCTAATTTTGAATGGGTTGTGATACAAAATACTACAGAAAGCCTGTCATTGTCGGAAATCACAAATGACAATGTAAAAAAATTAGTAGCTTTATTATCTAATTTTGGAAAAGGCTCCAGGTTACAAAATCTGACACTGACAAATGTGTCAGTGGACTGGAATGTTCTTACTGAAATTTTTCAGACTGTATGGCACTCATCCATTGAATACTTCAATATTAACAGTGCAACACAATTGTCAGACATCAGCAGTTACAACTTTAACTATTCAGGTACCTCTATGAAAGCATTGACAATGAAGAAAATTGTAATCACGGATCTGTACTTCACGCAGGATGACCTATACAGAATATTTGCAGACATGAACATTGAAGCCTTGACAATAGCTGAATCAGAGATGATACATATGGTGTGTCCTTCATCTGACAGTCCCTTTAGATActtaaattttttaaacaatgattTAACAgatcttctttttcaaaaatgtgaAACATTAATTCAACTGGAGACATTAATCTTGCAGAGGAATAAATTTGAGAGCCTTTCCAAGGTAAGCTTCATGACCAGCCATATGAAATTGCTGAAATATTTGGACATGAGCAACAACTTGTTGAGTCACGACACAGCTGATGTGCAATGCCGGTGGGCTGAGTCTCTGATGGAGTTGGACCTGTCCTCAAATCAGTTGACGGATGCCGTGTTTGAGTGCCTGCCAGTCAACATTGAAAAACTCAACCTACAAAACAATCAGATCACCAGCGTCACCAAGGGGATGGCTGAGCTGAAATCCTTGAAGGAGCTGAACCTGGCATCAAACAGGCTGGCTGACCTGCCGGGGTGCAGTGGCTTTAGATCCCTGGAGTTCCTGACCATAGAGATGAATTTGATCCTCACCCCATCTGCCGACTTCTTCCAGAGCTGCCCAAGGATCAGGGAGCTACAAGCTGGGCACAACCCGTTCAAGTGTTCCTGTGAACTGCAAGACTTTATCCGTCTGGAGAAGCAGTCTGCGGGGAAGCTGTTCGGCTGGCCGGCAGCGTACGTGTGCGAGTACCCGGAAGATTTGCGAGGAACGCAGCTGAAGGACTTCCACCTGACTGAACTGGCTTGCAACACGACGCTCTTGCTTGTGACCGCTCTGCTGCTGACgctggtgctggtggctgtCGTGGCCTTTCTGTGCATCTACCTGGATGTGCCGTGGTACGTGCGGATGACGTGGCAGTGGACGCAGACGAAGCGGAGAGCTTGGCACAACCATCCCGAAGGGCAGGAGACCGTTCTGCAGTTTCATGCGTTCATTTCCTACAGCGAGCACGATTCGTTGTGGGTGAAGAACGAGCTGATGCCGAACCTGGAGAAGGGGGAGGGCTGTGTACGACTGTGCCAGCACGAGAGAAACTTCATCCCTGGCAAGAGCATTGTGGAGAACATCATTAACTGCATTGAGAAGAGCTACAAGTCAATCTTTGTGTTGTCTCCCAACTTTGTGCAGAGCGAGTGGTGTCACTATGAGCTGTACTTTGCCCATCACAAATTGTTCAGTGAGAATTCCAACAGCTTAATCCTCATTTTACTGGAGCCGATCCCTCCGTATATTATCCCTGTGAGGTATCACAAGCTGAAGGCTCTCATGGCGAAGCGAACCTACCTGGAGTGGCCGAAGGAGAGGAGCAAGCATGCCCTTTTCTGGGCTAACCTGAGGGCAGCTATTAGTGTTAACCTGCCAATGGCTGATGGAAAGAGGTGTGGGGAGACAGATTAAGAATCTTTCTAATggagtttcttctgttttttcttgatgAAGCAATAAATACTTTATGATTTCCATTGGTTGTCaatgtatttaacttttttttacagAACCTTCTACGTAGTTGTGTATGGTGCCTCCTAACTGTAGGCAAAATTGAACTCACCTTACTGGAAGTCTCTTGAGGTTCATATAGAGATAGAAAATCAACAAATGAATTTGGATGTAGATTTTGAAATACAGCTTGAAATACTGTAGTGAATTTTCTCAGCAGAATAGAATCTGGAGCAGTTGGTATAGTCATGTGGAAGAGTGCTT
Encoded proteins:
- the LOC104037740 gene encoding toll-like receptor 6, with the translated sequence MAENMRSLRNFFLYECLFALTFWNHISLSVENELFTPVSSDFREDGSDKKIKSLPLLYTNSHQSKANFEWVVIQNTTESLSLSEITNDNVKKLVALLSNFGKGSRLQNLTLTNVSVDWNVLTEIFQTVWHSSIEYFNINSATQLSDISSYNFNYSGTSMKALTMKKIVITDLYFTQDDLYRIFADMNIEALTIAESEMIHMVCPSSDSPFRYLNFLNNDLTDLLFQKCETLIQLETLILQRNKFESLSKVSFMTSHMKLLKYLDMSNNLLSHDTADVQCRWAESLMELDLSSNQLTDAVFECLPVNIEKLNLQNNQITSVTKGMAELKSLKELNLASNRLADLPGCSGFRSLEFLTIEMNLILTPSADFFQSCPRIRELQAGHNPFKCSCELQDFIRLEKQSAGKLFGWPAAYVCEYPEDLRGTQLKDFHLTELACNTTLLLVTALLLTLVLVAVVAFLCIYLDVPWYVRMTWQWTQTKRRAWHNHPEGQETVLQFHAFISYSEHDSLWVKNELMPNLEKGEGCVRLCQHERNFIPGKSIVENIINCIEKSYKSIFVLSPNFVQSEWCHYELYFAHHKLFSENSNSLILILLEPIPPYIIPVRYHKLKALMAKRTYLEWPKERSKHALFWANLRAAISVNLPMADGKRCGETD